A stretch of Streptomyces vietnamensis DNA encodes these proteins:
- a CDS encoding RNA polymerase sigma factor SigF, translating to MRIEVAKATETYVTSGTGEGLPDIEAPHEVAPRDARALSRVFLRELAAREEGTAGHQYVRNTLIEMNMTLVRYAAGRFRGRAEEMEDIVQVGMIGLIKAIDRFDLSREVEFTTFAVPYIVGEIKRFFRDTSWAVHVPRRLQEARVELAKATDELSSRLGRAPRVAELAPVMDLSEDQVVEAQLAANGYHSTSLDAAIGSGDDETDDAALADLIGDEDPALALFEDFHTLAPLVGALDERDRLLLHLRFVEELTQTQIGERIGVSQMHVSRLLARSLNRLREGMVGTEADG from the coding sequence GTGCGGATCGAGGTGGCCAAGGCGACGGAGACGTACGTGACGAGCGGTACGGGGGAGGGTCTGCCCGATATCGAGGCCCCCCACGAGGTCGCGCCCCGGGACGCGCGTGCCCTGTCACGGGTGTTCCTCCGCGAACTCGCGGCACGGGAGGAGGGGACGGCGGGACACCAGTACGTCCGGAACACCCTGATCGAGATGAACATGACGCTCGTGCGGTACGCGGCCGGCCGCTTCCGCGGGCGGGCCGAGGAGATGGAGGACATCGTCCAGGTCGGCATGATCGGCCTCATCAAGGCGATCGACCGCTTCGACCTGTCCCGCGAGGTGGAGTTCACCACCTTCGCGGTGCCGTACATCGTGGGCGAGATCAAGCGGTTCTTCCGCGACACCTCCTGGGCGGTGCACGTCCCGCGCCGGCTCCAGGAGGCGCGCGTGGAGCTGGCGAAGGCGACCGACGAACTGAGCTCGCGGCTCGGCCGCGCGCCCCGGGTCGCGGAACTGGCGCCCGTCATGGACCTGTCCGAGGACCAGGTGGTCGAGGCCCAGCTGGCCGCGAACGGCTACCACTCGACGTCCCTGGACGCCGCGATCGGCAGTGGTGACGACGAGACGGACGACGCGGCCCTGGCCGACCTCATCGGCGATGAGGACCCGGCGCTCGCGCTCTTCGAGGACTTCCACACCCTCGCCCCGCTCGTGGGGGCCCTCGACGAGCGCGACCGGCTGCTGCTGCACCTGCGCTTCGTCGAGGAGCTGACCCAGACGCAGATAGGCGAGCGGATCGGCGTGTCCCAGATGCACGTCTCGCGGCTCCTGGCCCGGAGCCTGAACCGGTTGCGGGAGGGGATGGTCGGGACGGAGGCCGACGGCTGA
- a CDS encoding SulP family inorganic anion transporter has translation MASSFPYLRQDFAASLVVFLVALPLCIGVAVASGVPAELGLVTGIVGGAVTGLMRGSSIQVSGPAAGLTVLVLDAVRTLGPAGLGVVVLLAGLLQVAMGLLRWGRWFRAISLSVVEGMLAGIGLVIVAGQLYAAAGLDAPASGPARLAGLPTALGRAVTGGTTLVPLAVAAATVLVIVGWRRLPRRVRIVPGALVAVLLAALATALLDLPVATVRVGGVLDAVRLPGPDGLSALTDLALLGTVLAFALIASAESLFSAAAVDRLHDGPPTDYDRELLAQGCGNALCGLLGALPMTAVIVRSSANVQAGGRTKASRVLHGLWLLLFAALLPGTLEYVPLAALAGILVHAGWKLIPFRGLVTLWRGHRGEALVLVVTALAIVTVNMLEGVLLGLVVSVAKAAWDASHLRVDHTDEGEGPVRVGLSGTVTFLRLPKILDTLESLPRDRPVVLDLSGLHHLDHACRAALDSWADRHRTAGGPASVHLHGPPERHV, from the coding sequence ATGGCCTCCTCCTTTCCGTACCTCCGGCAGGACTTCGCCGCCTCCCTCGTCGTCTTCCTCGTCGCGCTGCCCCTCTGCATCGGCGTGGCCGTCGCCTCCGGCGTCCCCGCCGAACTCGGTCTCGTCACCGGCATCGTCGGCGGCGCCGTCACCGGCCTCATGCGGGGCAGCAGCATCCAGGTCTCCGGCCCCGCCGCCGGCCTCACCGTCCTCGTCCTCGACGCCGTCCGGACGCTGGGCCCGGCCGGGCTCGGCGTCGTCGTGCTCCTCGCCGGTCTGCTCCAGGTCGCCATGGGCCTGCTGCGCTGGGGCCGTTGGTTCCGGGCCATCTCCCTCTCCGTCGTCGAGGGCATGCTCGCCGGGATCGGCCTCGTCATCGTGGCCGGCCAGCTCTACGCCGCGGCCGGACTCGACGCCCCCGCCTCCGGCCCCGCCCGGCTCGCCGGACTGCCGACCGCACTGGGGCGCGCGGTGACCGGCGGCACCACCCTCGTCCCGCTCGCCGTCGCCGCCGCCACGGTCCTCGTGATCGTCGGCTGGCGGCGCCTGCCCCGCCGGGTGCGGATCGTCCCCGGCGCGCTCGTCGCCGTCCTCCTCGCGGCGCTCGCGACCGCCCTGCTCGACCTGCCGGTGGCGACCGTACGGGTGGGCGGGGTACTGGACGCCGTACGGCTGCCGGGGCCCGACGGGCTCTCCGCCCTGACCGACCTGGCCCTGCTCGGCACCGTCCTCGCCTTCGCGCTGATCGCCTCCGCGGAGTCCCTGTTCAGCGCGGCGGCCGTGGACCGGCTGCACGACGGGCCGCCCACCGACTACGACCGGGAACTGCTCGCCCAGGGATGCGGCAACGCGCTCTGCGGACTGCTCGGGGCCCTGCCCATGACCGCCGTGATCGTCCGCAGCTCCGCCAACGTCCAGGCGGGCGGCAGGACCAAGGCCTCCCGCGTGCTCCACGGCCTGTGGCTGCTGCTCTTCGCCGCCCTGCTGCCCGGCACCCTGGAGTACGTGCCGCTCGCGGCCCTCGCCGGGATCCTCGTCCACGCGGGCTGGAAGCTGATCCCCTTCCGCGGCCTCGTCACCCTGTGGCGCGGCCACCGCGGCGAAGCGCTGGTCCTCGTGGTGACGGCCCTGGCGATCGTCACCGTGAACATGCTCGAAGGCGTCCTCCTCGGGCTCGTCGTCTCCGTCGCCAAAGCGGCCTGGGACGCCTCCCACCTCCGCGTCGACCACACCGACGAGGGGGAGGGGCCGGTGCGCGTCGGCCTGTCGGGCACCGTGACCTTCCTGCGGCTGCCGAAGATCCTCGACACCCTCGAATCCCTGCCGCGCGACCGCCCCGTCGTCCTGGACCTCTCGGGGCTCCACCACCTCGACCACGCGTGCCGGGCCGCGCTCGACTCCTGGGCCGACCGCCACCGCACGGCCGGCGGCCCCGCCTCCGTCCACCTGCACGGGCCGCCGGAGCGGCACGTCTGA
- a CDS encoding ectoine synthase yields MIVRTFDELENTERHVRAASGTWESKRIVLARERVGFSLHETVLYAGTETSMWYAHHVEAVVCTAGEAELTDHETGRTYTILPGTMYLLDGHERHTLEVKRDFRCLCVFNPPVTGREDHDENGVYPLLTEPESEPGQA; encoded by the coding sequence ATGATCGTCCGTACCTTCGACGAGCTGGAGAACACCGAGCGGCACGTCCGGGCCGCGTCCGGGACCTGGGAGAGCAAGCGCATCGTCCTCGCCCGCGAACGGGTCGGCTTCTCCCTCCACGAGACCGTGCTCTACGCCGGCACCGAGACCTCCATGTGGTACGCCCACCACGTCGAGGCCGTCGTCTGCACCGCCGGAGAGGCCGAGCTCACCGACCACGAGACGGGTCGTACGTACACGATCCTGCCCGGAACGATGTACCTGCTCGACGGGCACGAGCGCCACACCCTCGAGGTCAAGCGGGACTTCCGCTGCCTGTGCGTCTTCAACCCGCCCGTCACCGGGCGCGAGGACCACGACGAGAACGGCGTCTACCCGCTCCTCACGGAACCCGAATCCGAGCCCGGCCAGGCCTGA
- the ehuB gene encoding ectoine/hydroxyectoine ABC transporter substrate-binding protein EhuB, protein MTLGRRDFLTGAALLGGLALTACTRTQAGTGAPGDDGKLLARLREQGFVRVGFAGEAPYGFQDGGELAGEAPTLHREIFTALGVRELRPTLTEFGALIPGLLAGRFDVVSAGMSITPERCAKVVFSEPEFVSPTALMVRKGNPKGVSDLESCAANGATVGVLTAAVEASYAKAAGVPEGSVKTLAKQQDGLDALLAGRIDAFALTAVSLRWLARTNAGAPVEVGEAFVPVVGGVRQLGAGGAVFRPGAGGLRDAFDRELLKITGSPERFVGLVGKYGFTAREVPPRSLRTADLCAG, encoded by the coding sequence ATGACGCTCGGCCGCCGTGACTTCCTCACCGGAGCGGCCCTCCTCGGCGGTCTCGCCCTGACCGCGTGCACCCGCACCCAGGCCGGGACGGGAGCACCCGGCGACGACGGGAAGCTCCTCGCGCGCCTGCGGGAACAGGGCTTCGTGCGGGTCGGCTTCGCCGGTGAGGCGCCGTACGGCTTCCAGGACGGCGGCGAACTCGCCGGCGAGGCCCCGACGCTGCACCGCGAGATATTCACGGCGCTCGGCGTGCGCGAACTGCGCCCGACGCTCACGGAGTTCGGCGCGCTGATCCCCGGACTGCTCGCCGGCCGCTTCGACGTCGTGAGCGCGGGCATGTCGATCACGCCGGAGCGCTGCGCCAAGGTGGTCTTCTCCGAGCCGGAGTTCGTCTCCCCCACCGCGCTCATGGTCCGCAAGGGCAACCCGAAGGGGGTGAGCGACCTGGAGTCCTGCGCGGCGAACGGCGCCACCGTCGGGGTGCTGACCGCGGCCGTGGAGGCTTCCTACGCGAAGGCGGCGGGGGTTCCGGAGGGGTCGGTGAAGACGCTCGCCAAGCAGCAGGACGGGCTCGACGCCCTGCTCGCCGGCCGGATCGACGCCTTCGCGCTGACCGCGGTCTCCCTGCGCTGGCTCGCCCGGACGAACGCGGGCGCGCCGGTGGAGGTGGGCGAGGCGTTCGTCCCGGTGGTCGGCGGGGTACGGCAGCTCGGCGCGGGCGGGGCCGTGTTCCGGCCCGGGGCGGGCGGGCTGCGGGACGCCTTCGACCGGGAGCTCCTGAAGATCACCGGCTCCCCCGAGCGGTTCGTCGGGCTCGTCGGGAAGTACGGCTTCACCGCCCGCGAGGTCCCGCCCCGCTCGCTGCGGACCGCCGACCTGTGCGCAGGATGA
- the ehuA gene encoding ectoine/hydroxyectoine ABC transporter ATP-binding protein EhuA, protein MPYEDREDPAVRFERVTKRYGDRTVLDGLDLEVGRGERVTLIGPSGSGKTTILRLLMTLERVTDGVIHVDGRPFSHMPGGPGGKLVPASERHLATHRRRIGMVFQQFNLFPHMSVLENVVEAPVHVLGESREDAGRRARDLLDLVGLGDRADARPTRLSGGQQQRVAIARALAMRPEILLLDEVTSALDPELVAEVLDVLRDIARSTDITLLCVTHEMGFARDVSDRILMFDRGRIVESGPADELLESPTHERTRAFLGSVR, encoded by the coding sequence TTGCCGTATGAGGACCGGGAGGACCCCGCGGTCCGCTTCGAGCGGGTCACCAAGCGGTACGGAGACCGCACCGTGCTCGACGGCCTCGACCTGGAGGTCGGGCGCGGGGAGCGCGTGACGCTGATCGGCCCGAGCGGCTCGGGGAAGACCACCATCCTGCGGCTGCTCATGACGCTCGAACGGGTCACCGACGGCGTCATCCACGTCGACGGCCGGCCCTTCTCCCACATGCCGGGAGGCCCGGGCGGAAAGCTGGTGCCGGCGAGCGAGCGGCATCTGGCGACGCACCGGCGCCGGATCGGCATGGTCTTCCAGCAGTTCAACCTCTTCCCGCACATGAGCGTCCTGGAGAACGTCGTCGAGGCGCCCGTCCACGTGCTCGGCGAGAGCCGGGAGGACGCGGGCCGCAGGGCGCGGGACCTGCTCGACCTGGTCGGGCTCGGCGACCGGGCCGACGCGCGGCCGACCCGGCTCTCCGGCGGCCAGCAGCAGCGCGTGGCCATCGCCCGCGCCCTCGCGATGCGGCCCGAGATCCTGCTCCTCGACGAGGTGACGTCCGCGCTCGACCCGGAGCTGGTGGCGGAGGTGCTCGACGTGCTGCGGGACATCGCCCGCTCCACCGACATCACCCTGCTGTGCGTGACGCACGAGATGGGCTTCGCGCGGGACGTCTCCGACCGGATCCTGATGTTCGACCGGGGCCGGATCGTGGAGTCGGGCCCGGCGGACGAGCTCCTGGAGTCGCCCACGCACGAACGCACGCGCGCGTTCCTCGGCTCGGTCCGGTGA
- the ehuC gene encoding ectoine/hydroxyectoine ABC transporter permease subunit EhuC produces the protein MPVAAGFLPELRRALPRLAEGLLVTVEATVLGAALALVLAYVLGLLSRSARLPVRGGARLVVEFFRGTSLYVQLFWLFFALPMVGFRLEPLACAVLALGLNYGAYGAEVVRGAVAAVPRAQTEAGIALGMGAGLRLRRVVLPQAHALMVAPFKNLLVQLLKATPLLSLVTVPDLTFQIDQLRSSTGATAASYLLLLGLYFGMAVVLSLLMNALERAAKARLGQEGGA, from the coding sequence CTGCCCGTCGCGGCCGGGTTCCTGCCCGAGCTGCGGCGTGCGCTGCCCCGGCTCGCCGAGGGGCTCCTCGTCACGGTGGAGGCCACGGTGCTCGGCGCCGCGCTCGCCCTGGTCCTCGCGTACGTCCTCGGGCTGCTCTCCCGGTCGGCGCGGCTGCCGGTGCGGGGCGGTGCGCGCCTCGTCGTGGAGTTCTTCCGGGGGACCTCGCTGTACGTGCAGCTGTTCTGGCTGTTCTTCGCGCTGCCGATGGTCGGCTTCCGGCTCGAACCGCTGGCCTGCGCGGTCCTCGCCCTCGGCCTCAACTACGGGGCGTACGGCGCCGAGGTGGTGCGGGGCGCGGTGGCGGCGGTCCCCCGGGCCCAGACCGAGGCGGGGATCGCGCTCGGCATGGGGGCGGGGCTGCGGCTGCGACGGGTCGTCCTGCCGCAGGCGCACGCCCTGATGGTGGCGCCGTTCAAGAACCTGCTCGTGCAGCTCCTGAAGGCGACACCGCTGCTCTCCCTGGTCACGGTCCCCGACCTCACCTTCCAGATCGACCAGCTGCGCTCGTCGACGGGCGCGACGGCCGCCTCGTACCTGCTGCTCCTCGGGCTCTACTTCGGCATGGCCGTCGTGCTGAGCCTCCTCATGAACGCGCTGGAGCGGGCGGCGAAGGCCCGGCTCGGGCAGGAAGGCGGTGCCTGA
- the ehuD gene encoding ectoine/hydroxyectoine ABC transporter permease subunit EhuD, with amino-acid sequence MWDGEAARAALPAVLEGFGVTVLATVPAFAVAMLLGLVLALVQRAGPGWLALPVRGAAAFVRTTPLLVQLFAAWVLVPALDAPVLGVLVLGTHYATYLSEVYRTGIDAVPKGQWEACTALSLPRRRVWRAVVLPQAVRNVLPPLGNYAVSMFKETPLLSVITVHEMVHEANTFGSTHFAYLESFTLAAAVFLLASWPTSVLVRRLEARLAV; translated from the coding sequence ATGTGGGACGGGGAGGCGGCCCGGGCCGCGCTGCCCGCCGTACTGGAGGGGTTCGGCGTCACCGTCCTGGCCACCGTGCCGGCGTTCGCCGTCGCCATGCTCCTCGGGCTCGTCCTCGCCCTCGTGCAGCGGGCGGGCCCCGGGTGGCTGGCGCTTCCGGTGCGCGGGGCGGCCGCGTTCGTCCGTACGACGCCGCTCCTGGTGCAGCTGTTCGCGGCCTGGGTCCTGGTGCCCGCCCTCGACGCGCCGGTGCTCGGCGTCCTGGTGCTGGGCACGCACTACGCCACGTACCTCTCGGAGGTGTACCGGACGGGCATCGACGCCGTGCCGAAGGGGCAGTGGGAGGCGTGCACGGCGCTTTCGCTGCCGCGCCGGCGGGTGTGGCGGGCGGTGGTGCTGCCGCAGGCCGTACGGAACGTGCTGCCGCCGCTCGGGAACTACGCGGTGTCCATGTTCAAGGAGACGCCCCTGCTCTCGGTGATCACCGTGCACGAGATGGTCCACGAGGCGAACACCTTCGGCAGTACCCACTTCGCCTATCTGGAGAGCTTCACCCTGGCCGCCGCGGTGTTCCTGCTCGCGAGCTGGCCGACGTCCGTGCTCGTACGACGACTGGAGGCACGCCTTGCCGTATGA
- the thpD gene encoding ectoine hydroxylase, whose translation MASAPTRPVDLYPTRGSREELIGRKDPVVWSEPGTPGPFWARELEEYDRDGFVTVDEIVTPDEVDELRAELDRLPPHPAVRADERAVVEPRSQEIRSVFEVHRISEVFRRLAEDPRIVGRARQILGSDVYVHQSRVNVKPGFGASGFYWHSDFETWHAEDGLPRMRTVSVSIALTPNHTTNGSLMIMPGSHRTFLGCAGETPEDNYKQSLRMQDAGTPSHEALTTFADACGIRHFTGPAGSATWFDCNALHGSGDNITPYPRSNVFLVFNSVENVPEAPFAAPVRRPSFIAARPGEHS comes from the coding sequence ATGGCCTCCGCACCCACCCGTCCCGTCGACCTCTACCCCACCCGCGGCTCCCGGGAGGAGCTCATCGGCCGCAAGGACCCCGTCGTGTGGTCCGAGCCCGGTACGCCAGGCCCCTTCTGGGCCAGGGAACTGGAGGAGTACGACCGCGACGGCTTCGTCACGGTGGACGAGATCGTCACCCCGGACGAGGTCGACGAGCTCCGCGCCGAGCTGGACCGGCTCCCCCCCCACCCCGCCGTACGGGCGGACGAGCGGGCCGTCGTCGAGCCCCGCTCCCAGGAGATCCGCTCCGTCTTCGAGGTGCACCGGATCAGCGAGGTCTTCCGCCGCCTCGCCGAGGACCCGCGGATCGTGGGACGGGCCCGCCAGATCCTCGGCTCAGACGTCTACGTCCACCAGTCGCGGGTCAACGTCAAGCCCGGCTTCGGCGCCAGCGGCTTCTACTGGCACTCCGACTTCGAGACCTGGCACGCCGAGGACGGCCTGCCCCGGATGCGGACCGTCTCGGTCTCGATCGCGCTCACCCCGAACCACACCACCAACGGCAGCCTGATGATCATGCCGGGCTCGCACCGCACCTTCCTGGGCTGCGCGGGCGAGACGCCCGAGGACAACTACAAGCAGTCGCTGCGGATGCAGGACGCCGGGACCCCGTCCCACGAGGCGCTCACCACCTTCGCCGACGCCTGCGGCATCCGGCACTTCACGGGCCCGGCGGGATCGGCCACCTGGTTCGACTGCAACGCCCTGCACGGTTCGGGCGACAACATCACCCCGTACCCCCGGAGCAATGTGTTCCTCGTCTTCAACAGCGTCGAGAACGTGCCCGAGGCCCCCTTCGCCGCCCCGGTCCGGCGCCCCTCCTTCATCGCCGCGCGCCCGGGGGAGCACTCATGA
- a CDS encoding HPP family protein: MSIDAAPRPDTTASAPRGSRPRWIAGRAPARPAPGAAFHSVSAATAALLGLVAIGALIHEPVLIPPLAASAALVHCAPALPLAQPRNVIVGHLIGAAAGYAVAAVAAHGSAWAAALAAGVALALNTLARTPHSPACATAVVIVLQAPAPGRFVPLLFGSTVLLVLTAFAASRIRRAAPRYPAYWW; this comes from the coding sequence GCTTCCGCCCCGCGGGGTTCCCGCCCGCGGTGGATCGCCGGGCGCGCCCCGGCCCGCCCCGCGCCCGGCGCCGCCTTCCACAGCGTCAGCGCCGCGACCGCCGCCCTCCTCGGGCTCGTCGCCATCGGCGCCCTCATCCACGAACCGGTACTGATACCCCCGCTGGCCGCCAGCGCCGCGCTCGTGCACTGCGCCCCCGCGCTGCCCCTGGCCCAGCCCCGCAACGTGATCGTCGGCCACCTCATCGGCGCCGCCGCCGGATACGCCGTCGCGGCCGTCGCCGCGCACGGCAGCGCCTGGGCCGCCGCCCTCGCCGCCGGAGTCGCCCTGGCCCTGAACACGCTGGCCCGCACCCCGCACTCGCCGGCCTGCGCGACCGCCGTCGTCATCGTGCTCCAGGCCCCCGCGCCCGGCCGCTTCGTCCCCCTGCTGTTCGGGTCCACGGTGCTGCTCGTCCTGACCGCGTTCGCCGCCTCCCGCATCCGCCGCGCCGCACCGAGGTACCCCGCCTACTGGTGGTGA
- the ectB gene encoding diaminobutyrate--2-oxoglutarate transaminase: MTDIAAPSVFETVESEVRSYCRAWPVVFERASGSRLYDEDGRPYLDFFAGAGSLNYGHNNPVLKRALLDYLADDGITHGLDMSTTAKRTFLETFRATVLEPRALPYKVMFPGPTGTNAVEAALKLARKVTGRQTVVSFTNAFHGMSLGSLAVTGNAAKRAGAGVPLHHAARMPFDDYLDGQVTDFLWFERLLDDAGSGLDHPAAVIVETVQGEGGINVARAEWLRALAELCRRHEMLLIVDDIQMGCGRTGEFFSFEEAGITPDIVTLSKSISGYGLPMSLCLFRPELDLWEPGEHNGTFRGNNPAFVTATAALDAYWRDGTLRERTLGRAGRVERALLDLCGDDGRSGLAVRGRGLVWGLEFADGERAAAVCRRAFEIGLLLETSGPRGEVVKLLPPLTATDDELDEGLGMLARSVRHSA; the protein is encoded by the coding sequence CTGACCGACATCGCCGCCCCCTCCGTCTTCGAGACCGTCGAATCCGAGGTCCGCAGCTACTGCCGCGCCTGGCCCGTCGTCTTCGAACGCGCCAGTGGGAGCCGACTGTACGACGAGGACGGCCGTCCGTACCTGGACTTCTTCGCCGGGGCGGGCTCGCTCAACTACGGCCACAACAACCCGGTGCTCAAGCGCGCCCTCCTCGACTACCTCGCCGACGACGGCATCACCCACGGCCTCGACATGTCGACGACTGCCAAACGCACCTTCCTCGAGACCTTCCGCGCGACGGTCCTCGAACCCCGCGCCCTGCCCTACAAGGTGATGTTCCCCGGTCCCACCGGCACCAACGCCGTGGAGGCCGCCCTCAAACTCGCCCGCAAGGTCACAGGGCGCCAGACGGTCGTCTCCTTCACCAACGCCTTCCACGGCATGTCGCTCGGCTCGCTGGCCGTCACCGGCAACGCCGCCAAGCGCGCCGGAGCCGGCGTCCCGCTGCACCACGCCGCCCGGATGCCCTTCGACGACTACCTCGACGGGCAGGTCACCGACTTCCTCTGGTTCGAACGGCTCCTGGACGACGCCGGCTCCGGCCTCGACCACCCGGCGGCCGTGATCGTCGAGACCGTCCAGGGCGAGGGCGGCATCAACGTCGCACGGGCCGAGTGGCTGCGCGCGCTCGCGGAGCTCTGCCGCCGGCACGAGATGCTCCTCATCGTCGACGACATCCAGATGGGCTGCGGACGCACCGGCGAGTTCTTCTCCTTCGAGGAGGCGGGCATCACGCCCGACATCGTCACCCTGTCCAAGTCCATCAGCGGCTACGGCCTGCCCATGTCCCTCTGCCTCTTCCGGCCGGAGCTCGACCTGTGGGAGCCCGGCGAGCACAACGGCACCTTCCGCGGCAACAACCCGGCCTTCGTCACCGCCACGGCCGCCCTCGACGCGTACTGGCGCGACGGCACCCTGCGCGAACGCACCCTGGGCCGGGCCGGCCGGGTCGAGCGCGCCCTCCTCGACCTGTGCGGCGACGACGGCCGCTCGGGCCTGGCCGTGCGCGGGCGCGGCCTCGTGTGGGGCCTGGAGTTCGCCGACGGGGAGCGCGCCGCGGCCGTGTGCCGGCGGGCCTTCGAGATCGGCCTGCTCCTGGAGACCTCGGGGCCGCGGGGCGAGGTGGTCAAGCTGCTGCCACCGCTGACCGCGACGGACGACGAACTCGACGAGGGCCTCGGCATGCTGGCCCGCTCCGTACGCCACTCCGCCTGA
- the ectA gene encoding diaminobutyrate acetyltransferase, producing the protein MTTAPLTSLVGGVSVGPAEIADGAALWRIARGSGELDLNSPYSYLLWCRDFAGTTAVARDASGRPVGFVTGYLRPDAPGTLFVWQVAVEGSHRGTGVAGTLLDALAARVAAEHGLDRVEATVTPGNLASDRLFRSFARRHGADLTHEVLFPSASFPSAGHDAEVLYRIGPFAPAAS; encoded by the coding sequence ATGACCACTGCCCCCCTGACATCCCTGGTCGGCGGCGTCTCCGTCGGCCCGGCCGAGATCGCGGACGGCGCCGCACTCTGGCGGATCGCCCGCGGCTCGGGCGAACTCGACCTCAACTCGCCGTACAGCTATCTGCTGTGGTGCCGTGACTTCGCCGGCACGACCGCCGTCGCCCGTGACGCCTCCGGACGGCCGGTGGGCTTCGTCACCGGATACCTGCGGCCCGACGCGCCCGGGACGCTCTTCGTCTGGCAGGTCGCCGTGGAGGGTTCGCACCGAGGAACCGGGGTAGCCGGGACCCTGCTCGACGCTCTGGCCGCCCGGGTGGCGGCCGAGCACGGACTCGACCGGGTGGAGGCGACCGTCACACCGGGGAACCTGGCGTCCGACCGGCTCTTCCGGTCCTTCGCCCGCAGGCACGGCGCCGACCTGACCCACGAGGTCCTGTTCCCGTCCGCCTCCTTCCCCTCCGCGGGACACGACGCCGAAGTGCTGTACCGCATCGGTCCCTTCGCCCCCGCGGCGTCCTGA
- a CDS encoding ATP-binding protein, translating into MNSRSEPRPRVPTAGSTGTSPLLTPAQARQLVRHTLTALGPLRPSQVDDLLLVTSELVTNAHRHGGGVTSFGVAVGRDRVTVSVADSSGEPPRHELREELRPGGFGWPIVLRLCREVTVDTRPDGKTVHAAVAVDR; encoded by the coding sequence ATGAACAGCCGGAGCGAACCCCGGCCCCGCGTCCCCACTGCCGGGAGCACCGGAACGTCCCCGCTCCTCACTCCGGCGCAGGCCCGGCAGCTGGTCCGCCACACGCTCACGGCCCTCGGCCCCCTGCGGCCCTCCCAGGTCGACGACCTGCTGCTCGTCACCTCGGAACTGGTCACGAACGCCCACCGGCACGGGGGCGGGGTCACCTCCTTCGGGGTCGCCGTCGGCCGCGACCGGGTCACCGTCTCCGTGGCCGATTCCAGCGGGGAGCCGCCGCGCCACGAGCTCCGCGAGGAGCTGCGGCCCGGCGGCTTCGGCTGGCCGATCGTGCTGCGCCTGTGCCGCGAGGTGACGGTGGACACGCGGCCGGACGGCAAGACCGTGCACGCGGCGGTGGCCGTCGACCGCTGA